The following proteins are encoded in a genomic region of Bradyrhizobium sp. SK17:
- the hpaE gene encoding 5-carboxymethyl-2-hydroxymuconate semialdehyde dehydrogenase, whose translation MDKATAKSSADVFQANRDRAGPLLAKLKAEGIGNVIDGKVVPAASGQTFETKSPVDGTVLATVARGNAADIDRAATAASNAFKAWRDMPAAQRRKVLHRVADAIEERADDIAVLECIDTGQAHRFMAKAAIRAAENFRFFADKCGEARDGLNTPSDEHWNISTRVPIGPVGVITPWNTPFMLSTWKIAPALAAGCTVVHKPAEWSPVTADMLVKLAKQAGLPDGVLNTVHGFGEEAGKALTEHPAIKAIGFVGESSTGSAIMAQGAPTLKRVHFELGGKNPVIVFDDADLDRALDAVVFMIYSLNGERCTSSSRLLVQESIAGSFIEKLTARVKALKVGHPLDPATEIGPLIHERHLAKVCSYFDVARKDGATIAVGGKPHDGPGGGHYVQPTLVTGASANMRVAQEEVFGPFLTVIPFKDEAEAIEIANGVQYGLTGYVWTGEMGRALRVADALEAGMIWLNSENVRHLPTPFGGMKSSGIGRDGGDYSFDFYMETKHVSLARGTHKIQKLGI comes from the coding sequence ATGGATAAAGCGACAGCGAAATCGTCAGCCGATGTGTTCCAGGCCAACCGCGATCGCGCCGGTCCCCTGCTGGCGAAGCTGAAGGCCGAAGGCATCGGCAATGTGATCGACGGCAAGGTCGTGCCGGCGGCATCCGGTCAGACTTTCGAGACGAAATCGCCCGTCGACGGCACGGTGCTGGCGACGGTCGCGCGCGGCAATGCCGCGGATATCGACCGCGCGGCAACCGCGGCGTCCAACGCGTTCAAGGCCTGGCGCGACATGCCGGCGGCGCAGCGCCGCAAGGTTTTGCACCGCGTCGCCGATGCGATCGAGGAGCGCGCCGACGACATCGCCGTGCTCGAATGCATCGACACCGGTCAGGCGCACCGCTTCATGGCCAAGGCCGCCATCCGCGCCGCGGAGAATTTCCGCTTCTTCGCCGACAAATGCGGCGAGGCCCGCGACGGCCTCAACACGCCTTCGGACGAGCACTGGAACATCTCGACCCGGGTGCCGATCGGCCCGGTCGGCGTGATCACGCCGTGGAACACGCCGTTCATGCTCTCGACCTGGAAGATCGCGCCGGCGCTGGCCGCCGGCTGCACCGTGGTGCACAAGCCGGCGGAATGGTCGCCGGTGACGGCCGACATGCTGGTCAAGCTCGCCAAGCAGGCCGGTCTTCCCGACGGCGTGCTCAACACCGTGCATGGTTTCGGCGAAGAGGCCGGCAAGGCGCTGACCGAGCACCCCGCGATCAAGGCGATCGGCTTCGTTGGCGAGAGTTCGACCGGCTCGGCAATCATGGCGCAGGGCGCGCCGACCTTGAAGCGGGTGCATTTCGAGCTCGGCGGCAAGAACCCGGTGATCGTGTTCGACGACGCCGATCTCGACCGCGCGCTCGATGCCGTCGTGTTCATGATCTACTCGCTCAATGGCGAGCGCTGCACCTCGTCGAGCCGGCTGCTGGTTCAGGAGAGCATTGCCGGCAGCTTCATCGAGAAGCTCACGGCGCGCGTCAAGGCGCTCAAGGTCGGCCATCCGCTCGATCCCGCGACCGAGATCGGGCCGCTGATCCATGAGCGGCATCTCGCCAAGGTGTGCAGCTATTTCGACGTCGCCAGGAAGGACGGCGCGACGATCGCGGTCGGCGGCAAGCCGCATGACGGCCCCGGCGGCGGCCATTATGTGCAGCCGACGCTGGTCACCGGCGCCAGCGCCAACATGCGCGTCGCGCAGGAAGAGGTGTTCGGGCCGTTCCTGACCGTCATCCCGTTCAAGGACGAGGCTGAGGCCATCGAAATCGCCAACGGCGTGCAATACGGTCTGACCGGCTATGTCTGGACCGGCGAGATGGGCCGCGCGCTGCGTGTCGCCGATGCGCTGGAAGCCGGCATGATCTGGCTCAACTCGGAAAACGTCCGCCATCTGCCGACCCCGTTCGGCGGCATGAAGTCGTCAGGCATCGGCCGCGACGGCGGCGACTACTCGTTCGACTTCTACATGGAAACCAAGCACGTCTCGCTCGCGCGCGGGACGCACAAGATTCAGAAACTGGGAATCTAA
- a CDS encoding 5-carboxymethyl-2-hydroxymuconate Delta-isomerase — MPHFTIEYSANLDGLVDMGATVELVRRAAVETGIFPLGGIRVRAIRCEHYAIADGRKTYGFLDMVLRLGEGRDLAARKKAGEHIFKALSAHLDPVFANSKFALSFDMQINDKETSWKRNNIHDALKVETVNG, encoded by the coding sequence ATGCCGCATTTCACGATTGAATACTCGGCCAATCTCGACGGCCTCGTCGACATGGGCGCGACGGTCGAACTGGTCCGCAGGGCCGCGGTCGAGACCGGCATCTTCCCGCTCGGCGGCATCCGTGTCCGCGCCATCAGATGCGAGCATTACGCGATCGCCGACGGCCGCAAGACCTACGGCTTCCTCGACATGGTGCTGCGGCTCGGCGAAGGCCGTGACCTCGCCGCCCGCAAGAAGGCGGGCGAGCACATCTTCAAGGCGCTATCGGCCCATCTCGATCCGGTATTCGCCAACAGCAAGTTCGCTCTGTCGTTCGACATGCAGATCAACGACAAGGAAACCAGCTGGAAACGCAACAACATCCACGACGCATTGAAGGTGGAGACGGTCAATGGATAA
- the hpaD gene encoding 3,4-dihydroxyphenylacetate 2,3-dioxygenase: MPAPTHVFDPPFNIIRCSHAVLDVTDLDKSAAFYENTVGLHIEDRDDRSVYLRASEEHQHHSVVLRKAAKAACNRLGFKVGNDGDLDKAAAFCSENGISYAFVDQPFQGRTLQFTDPFGFQIELYATMEKRPHLLRRYDLYKGCHPQRLDHFNVFAAEVQDTVDFYARLGFRLTEYAEEDGDNGRIAAAWMHRKGNVHDFAITNGRGPRLHHIAYWVPTAMNIVHLCDVMASSGFLNNIERGPGRHGISNAFFLYIRDPDGHRIELYTSDYFTGDHDHEPLRWSLRDPRRQTLWGAPAPRSWFEEGSTFAGQAVREPRFVADVLVAD; this comes from the coding sequence ATGCCCGCTCCGACCCACGTCTTCGATCCGCCGTTCAACATCATCCGCTGCAGCCACGCCGTGCTCGACGTCACGGACCTGGACAAGAGCGCCGCCTTCTACGAGAACACCGTCGGCCTCCACATCGAGGACCGCGACGACAGATCGGTGTATCTGCGCGCCAGCGAAGAGCACCAGCATCACTCGGTGGTGCTGCGCAAGGCGGCGAAGGCCGCCTGCAACCGGCTCGGCTTCAAGGTCGGCAATGACGGCGACCTCGACAAGGCCGCCGCCTTCTGCTCCGAGAACGGCATCAGCTACGCCTTCGTCGACCAGCCGTTCCAGGGTCGCACGCTGCAATTCACCGATCCGTTCGGCTTCCAGATCGAGCTCTACGCCACGATGGAGAAGCGCCCGCATTTGCTGCGGCGCTACGATCTCTACAAGGGCTGCCATCCGCAGCGGCTCGACCATTTCAATGTGTTCGCCGCCGAGGTGCAGGACACCGTCGATTTCTACGCGCGGCTCGGCTTCCGCCTCACCGAATATGCCGAGGAGGACGGCGACAATGGCCGCATCGCCGCCGCCTGGATGCACCGCAAGGGCAATGTCCACGACTTCGCCATCACCAACGGCCGTGGCCCGCGCCTGCATCACATCGCCTATTGGGTGCCGACCGCGATGAACATCGTGCATCTCTGCGACGTGATGGCCTCGTCCGGCTTCCTCAACAACATCGAGCGCGGCCCGGGCCGGCACGGCATCTCCAACGCCTTCTTCCTCTACATCCGCGATCCCGACGGCCATCGCATCGAGCTCTACACCAGCGACTATTTCACCGGCGATCACGACCACGAGCCGCTGCGCTGGTCGCTGCGCGATCCGCGCCGTCAGACCTTGTGGGGCGCACCGGCGCCGCGCTCCTGGTTCGAAGAGGGCTCGACCTTCGCGGGGCAAGCCGTGCGCGAGCCGCGCTTCGTCGCCGACGTGCTGGTCGCGGACTGA
- a CDS encoding fumarylacetoacetate hydrolase family protein → MSAPRLATYSVNGATQYGAVTDSGIVDLSSRFAKDYPTLREAIAAGALTRLVEDAAKRSPDHALDAVAWQPPIPAPEKIICIGVNYPDRNAEYKDGSDAPKYPSMFLRVPRSFVGHNTPVVRPRASPQLDYEGELVLVIGKAGRHIPESSALDHVAAITLCNEGTIRDWVRHAKFNVTQGKNFDSTGSLGPWIVPFTSEAQIADIRLTTKVNGELRQDDRTSRLIFGFRYLINYISTFTTLVPGDIIVTGTPTGAGARFDPQRYLKPGDVVEVEAEGVGVLRNSVVDEAN, encoded by the coding sequence ATGTCAGCCCCTCGCCTCGCCACCTACTCCGTCAACGGCGCCACGCAATATGGTGCCGTCACCGACAGCGGCATCGTCGATCTCTCGTCACGTTTCGCCAAGGACTATCCGACCTTGCGCGAGGCGATCGCCGCCGGCGCATTGACCCGGCTCGTGGAGGACGCCGCCAAGCGATCGCCCGACCACGCGCTCGACGCGGTGGCGTGGCAGCCGCCGATCCCGGCGCCGGAGAAGATCATCTGCATCGGCGTCAACTATCCGGACCGCAATGCCGAGTACAAGGACGGCTCGGACGCACCGAAATATCCGAGCATGTTCCTGCGCGTGCCGCGCTCCTTCGTCGGCCACAACACGCCGGTGGTGCGCCCGCGGGCCTCGCCGCAACTCGACTATGAAGGTGAGCTGGTGCTGGTGATCGGCAAGGCCGGCCGGCACATCCCGGAAAGCAGCGCGCTCGATCACGTCGCCGCGATCACGCTCTGCAACGAAGGCACCATCCGCGACTGGGTGCGTCACGCCAAGTTCAACGTCACCCAGGGCAAGAATTTCGATTCCACCGGCAGCCTCGGCCCCTGGATCGTGCCCTTCACCAGCGAGGCGCAGATCGCCGATATCCGCCTGACCACCAAGGTCAACGGCGAACTCAGGCAGGACGACCGCACCTCGCGCTTGATCTTCGGCTTCCGCTACCTCATCAACTACATCTCGACCTTCACGACGCTGGTTCCCGGCGACATCATCGTCACGGGGACGCCGACCGGCGCGGGTGCGCGATTCGATCCGCAGCGCTATCTGAAGCCCGGTGATGTCGTCGAGGTCGAGGCCGAAGGCGTCGGCGTGCTGCGCAACAGCGTCGTCGACGAAGCCAACTAA
- a CDS encoding branched-chain amino acid ABC transporter permease, which yields MDLVLQLLFTGIGIGAVYALVALGFVLIFRATNVVNFAQGEFSMVAAYLMVVCVELGLPYWLSFVIALAGMALLGVIFNLGVYYPLRHRTYLPVIIATIGASILLSNSVLAIYGPQPQVLQGWFDTPGIQLGPVYLDSQYLLIIGVTILLVLFNFWFFEKTLLGKKLQATSQDKEMASLLGISVSTMIMITFIYSAVLGGLAGILVAPVLFVSIQMGSTIALKAFAATIIGGFGDVAGAIVGGLALGVIETFGAAYISVPYKDGFAFLVLIAFLVFRPQGIFGERVAEKA from the coding sequence ATGGATCTGGTTCTCCAACTGCTGTTCACCGGAATCGGCATCGGCGCGGTCTACGCGCTGGTCGCGCTCGGTTTCGTGCTGATCTTCCGCGCCACCAATGTGGTGAACTTCGCGCAAGGCGAATTCTCGATGGTCGCCGCCTATCTGATGGTGGTCTGCGTCGAGCTCGGCCTGCCTTACTGGCTGTCGTTCGTGATCGCGCTCGCCGGCATGGCGCTGCTCGGCGTCATCTTCAATCTCGGCGTCTACTATCCGCTGCGCCACCGCACCTATCTGCCTGTCATCATCGCCACCATCGGCGCCTCGATCCTGCTGTCGAATTCGGTGCTCGCGATCTACGGCCCGCAGCCGCAGGTGTTGCAGGGCTGGTTCGATACGCCCGGCATCCAGCTCGGCCCGGTCTATCTCGACAGCCAGTATCTCTTGATCATCGGCGTCACGATCCTGCTGGTGCTGTTCAATTTCTGGTTCTTCGAGAAGACGCTGCTCGGCAAGAAGCTGCAAGCGACCTCGCAGGACAAGGAGATGGCCTCGCTGCTCGGCATCTCCGTCTCCACCATGATCATGATCACCTTCATCTACTCGGCCGTGCTCGGCGGTCTCGCCGGCATCCTGGTGGCGCCGGTGCTGTTCGTCTCGATCCAGATGGGCTCGACGATCGCGCTGAAGGCGTTCGCCGCCACCATCATCGGCGGCTTCGGCGACGTGGCCGGCGCGATCGTCGGCGGCCTCGCGCTCGGTGTCATCGAAACCTTCGGCGCCGCCTATATTTCCGTGCCGTACAAGGACGGCTTCGCCTTCCTGGTGCTGATCGCCTTCCTGGTATTCCGGCCGCAGGGCATCTTCGGCGAACGCGTCGCGGAGAAAGCATGA
- a CDS encoding ABC transporter substrate-binding protein, which translates to MKLTRREFSAGLAAGLAAPALMRSAWAQGATIKIGMCVPVTGPAAEQGLWAQNGAKLALAAVNKAGGVLGKQVELVIEDDQTTNPGIVLAFSKLAAQSDIVAFLGSIRSTQVQAMAPDVIKVGKPVMIGGTNPDLTHSGNPWLFRFRPNDNYSGRVIADFGVNTLGKKKWAIVHSTDAFGTAGGKALTEALAKLGAPPVLDQGYANQSQDFTPVVLAVKQSGADVLGTYFTFENDLGIFARQLRQLGVNIPWVGSPSVVAVSSTKLAGPALYGTYGVADFAEDSSDTAKAFGKAYRDAYKTAPDNQSAWPYDAITILSAAINKAGSTDPNKIRDAILATQKFAGAEGEYNFDKNGDGLHGYNVVKNDKGKIVYDKHIDFND; encoded by the coding sequence ATGAAACTGACGAGGCGTGAGTTTTCCGCCGGCTTGGCGGCAGGTCTCGCTGCTCCCGCGCTGATGCGCAGCGCCTGGGCGCAAGGAGCGACGATCAAGATCGGCATGTGCGTGCCGGTGACCGGACCGGCAGCGGAGCAGGGCCTGTGGGCCCAGAACGGCGCCAAGCTGGCGCTCGCCGCGGTCAACAAGGCCGGCGGCGTGCTCGGCAAGCAGGTCGAGCTCGTGATCGAAGACGACCAGACCACCAACCCGGGCATCGTGCTGGCCTTCTCCAAGCTCGCCGCGCAATCCGACATCGTTGCCTTCCTCGGCTCGATCCGCTCGACCCAGGTGCAGGCGATGGCGCCCGACGTGATCAAGGTCGGCAAGCCTGTGATGATCGGTGGCACCAATCCGGATCTCACCCATTCCGGCAATCCCTGGCTGTTCCGCTTCCGCCCGAATGACAATTACTCCGGCCGCGTGATCGCCGACTTCGGCGTCAACACGCTCGGCAAGAAGAAATGGGCGATCGTCCATTCCACCGACGCCTTCGGCACCGCGGGCGGCAAGGCGCTGACCGAGGCGCTGGCCAAGCTCGGTGCGCCGCCGGTGCTCGACCAGGGCTATGCCAACCAGAGCCAGGACTTCACCCCGGTCGTGCTGGCGGTGAAGCAGTCCGGTGCCGACGTGCTCGGTACCTACTTCACCTTCGAGAACGACCTCGGCATCTTCGCCCGGCAGCTGCGCCAGCTCGGCGTCAACATCCCCTGGGTCGGTTCGCCTTCGGTGGTGGCGGTGTCCTCGACCAAGCTCGCCGGCCCTGCGTTGTATGGCACCTATGGGGTCGCCGACTTCGCCGAGGACTCGAGCGACACGGCAAAGGCGTTCGGCAAGGCCTATCGCGATGCCTACAAGACCGCGCCCGATAACCAGAGCGCCTGGCCCTACGACGCAATCACCATCCTGTCGGCGGCGATCAACAAGGCTGGTTCGACCGATCCGAACAAGATCCGCGACGCCATCCTGGCGACGCAGAAATTCGCCGGCGCCGAAGGCGAGTACAATTTCGACAAGAATGGCGACGGTCTGCACGGCTACAACGTCGTGAAGAACGACAAGGGTAAGATCGTCTACGACAAGCACATCGACTTCAACGATTGA
- the hpaH gene encoding 2-oxo-hept-4-ene-1,7-dioate hydratase, producing the protein MALSKDDIRAAAERLDTAEKTRKQIRQLSLDYPRITLEDAYAIQKAWVEMKVAQGRLVKGHKIGLTSKAMQSALNIDEPDSGILLDDMFFADGGLVPTDRFIATRVEAELAFVMKHRLAGPNCTLFDVLNATDFVVPALEILDTRVERVDPETKATRKIFDTIADNAANAGIVLGGRPIRPLEADLRWIGALCFRNGQLEETGLAAGVLNHPATAVAWLANKIAPNGLALEAGQIVLAGSFIRPIETRKGDTIQADYGPYGSVSCYFA; encoded by the coding sequence ATGGCCCTCTCCAAGGACGATATCCGCGCTGCCGCCGAACGGCTCGACACCGCGGAAAAGACCCGCAAGCAGATCCGCCAGCTCTCGCTGGACTACCCCCGCATCACCCTCGAGGATGCCTACGCGATTCAGAAGGCCTGGGTCGAGATGAAGGTGGCGCAGGGCCGCCTCGTCAAGGGCCACAAGATCGGCCTGACCTCGAAGGCGATGCAGAGTGCGCTCAACATCGACGAGCCCGATTCCGGCATCCTGCTCGACGACATGTTCTTTGCCGATGGCGGCCTGGTGCCGACCGATCGCTTCATCGCAACCCGCGTCGAGGCCGAGCTTGCCTTCGTGATGAAGCATCGCCTGGCGGGACCGAACTGCACGCTGTTCGACGTGCTCAACGCCACCGACTTCGTGGTGCCGGCGCTGGAAATCCTGGATACCCGGGTCGAACGCGTCGATCCGGAAACCAAAGCAACGCGAAAGATCTTCGACACCATCGCCGACAATGCCGCCAATGCCGGCATCGTGCTGGGCGGCCGGCCGATCCGACCGCTGGAGGCCGATCTGCGCTGGATCGGCGCGCTCTGCTTCCGCAACGGCCAGCTCGAGGAAACCGGTCTGGCCGCCGGCGTGTTGAACCATCCGGCGACCGCGGTGGCGTGGCTCGCCAACAAGATCGCGCCCAACGGGCTGGCGCTGGAGGCCGGTCAAATCGTGCTGGCGGGCTCGTTCATCCGCCCGATCGAGACCCGCAAGGGCGACACCATCCAGGCCGATTACGGACCTTATGGTTCCGTGAGCTGCTACTTCGCTTGA
- a CDS encoding GntR family transcriptional regulator — protein MSIPRAKSQTRRKQPAYALIKSALAKHIRAGDVPPGTVLSESAIATLFGSSRSPVRQAFEQLEHVGLVHRFDGRGVIAGKRNAEPRRVPITPEMFGLTDGPVEAVRSDAWDALYYKLEREIIYRSLFGRFRVSELALARHFRVGRTVARNLLLRAQAIGVLEKGAKAHWYVVPLDEDRLRDIFEVRATLEPLLLKSATTRIPAALLDRMAERLREGIQFRSGVGVGELDEIEGDLHIQCLGYGSNREMIEALKRTHCSFVIGKHIQVALTAPQIDSFMDEHLVIIEALRTRDGDAAAATLRSHIEWSHSKVARWIAEFRAINAISRVPYMV, from the coding sequence ATGTCGATTCCAAGAGCGAAATCGCAGACCAGACGGAAGCAGCCGGCCTACGCGCTGATCAAGAGCGCATTGGCAAAGCACATCCGGGCCGGCGACGTTCCACCCGGAACGGTTCTCTCGGAATCGGCGATCGCGACCTTGTTCGGCTCCAGCCGCTCGCCGGTGCGACAGGCGTTCGAACAGCTCGAGCATGTCGGCCTGGTGCACCGCTTCGACGGCCGCGGCGTCATCGCCGGCAAGCGAAACGCCGAACCACGCCGCGTCCCGATCACGCCGGAGATGTTCGGGCTGACCGATGGCCCGGTCGAGGCGGTGCGCAGCGATGCCTGGGATGCACTCTACTACAAGCTCGAGCGCGAGATCATCTACCGGTCGCTGTTCGGGCGCTTTCGGGTCAGCGAGCTCGCGCTGGCGCGGCACTTCCGGGTCGGGCGCACCGTTGCGCGCAACCTGTTGCTACGTGCGCAGGCAATCGGAGTCCTGGAGAAAGGCGCCAAGGCTCATTGGTATGTGGTGCCCCTGGATGAAGATCGCCTCCGCGACATCTTCGAGGTCCGCGCGACCCTCGAGCCGCTGCTGCTGAAATCGGCGACGACGAGGATTCCTGCCGCACTGCTCGACCGGATGGCGGAGCGGCTGCGCGAAGGGATTCAGTTCCGCAGCGGCGTCGGCGTCGGGGAGCTCGACGAGATCGAGGGCGACCTCCACATCCAGTGCCTGGGCTACGGCAGCAATCGCGAGATGATCGAGGCGCTGAAACGCACGCACTGCTCCTTCGTGATCGGCAAGCACATTCAGGTGGCTCTGACCGCGCCGCAGATCGATTCCTTCATGGACGAGCATCTGGTGATCATCGAAGCCTTGCGCACACGCGACGGTGATGCGGCGGCTGCGACCTTGCGCAGTCACATCGAATGGTCGCATTCGAAAGTTGCCCGCTGGATTGCCGAATTCCGCGCCATCAACGCGATTTCGCGCGTGCCCTACATGGTCTAG
- the hpaR gene encoding homoprotocatechuate degradation operon regulator HpaR, whose amino-acid sequence MARKKSSDELGPRQGDEVASSRRGPMREFSRSLPMSLLRAREAVMRQFRPSLRSHGLTEQQWRILRALTAVEEIEVTELARVAFLLGPSLSRILRDLEARALIERKAAETDARRAVVSISAKGLKLIEAVAPTSEAIYAEITRRFGARKLAELHEMLGALEASLAGMAAADDAEVEADT is encoded by the coding sequence ATGGCGCGCAAGAAATCGTCCGACGAGCTAGGGCCGAGGCAGGGTGACGAGGTGGCGTCGTCGCGACGTGGCCCGATGCGCGAATTCTCGCGCTCGCTGCCGATGTCGCTGCTGCGCGCCCGCGAGGCCGTGATGCGGCAATTCCGTCCGTCGCTGCGCAGTCACGGGCTGACCGAGCAGCAATGGCGGATCTTGCGTGCGCTGACCGCGGTCGAGGAGATCGAGGTCACCGAGCTCGCCCGCGTGGCGTTCCTGCTTGGCCCGAGCCTGTCGCGGATCCTGCGCGATCTCGAGGCGCGCGCCTTGATCGAGCGCAAGGCGGCCGAGACCGATGCACGGCGCGCGGTGGTTTCGATCTCTGCCAAGGGACTGAAGCTGATCGAGGCGGTGGCCCCGACGTCGGAGGCGATCTACGCCGAGATCACCCGGCGGTTCGGCGCCCGCAAGCTCGCGGAACTGCACGAAATGCTCGGCGCGCTGGAGGCCAGCCTCGCCGGAATGGCGGCTGCCGATGATGCCGAGGTCGAGGCCGATACGTAG
- a CDS encoding ATP-binding cassette domain-containing protein has product MSASDNMIPAPAVRTKPLIIRHLPYFIAAAVLVALAAGMQFDGYILNILLQATTFSIAVFGLSVVLGLCGQINLAQAAFFGFGAYAVGLGTADLHLNFWLCLVGACAITLVAGAFLGMSTLRLGGHYLAMVTISFQQIVTLVMINAVGVTHGPDGVANIRRPELFQSSQSYLAFCVAMLAIVGYLVWHLPDTKLGRAMRAVRDNELAAGVNGIDVFRTKVSAFAVCAVLGGLAGGLFAGGFAYVSPDQFSFAESIQFLTMSLLGGVASPIGSVIGTGLLILIPEWLRFLKSVPGLYLAIYGLSVILIIRFMPDGIWGFVSDAFTRWRAHTGAPPVAGALLLKPATTGGDIVLEVTGLSKHFGGLKAVDGVDIAVKRGSVHALIGPNGSGKTTTLNVLSGLYKATSGRIVLDGTDITNMAPHQRTAAGLGRTFQNIRLFRSMTALENVEIGAERPGNTMIGKGDDALTERAMEALTFVGLGNRANQLISSFSYGHQRLIEIARALASNPTLLLLDEPAAGLNSTEKLELHELLKRIAAQGLTILIIDHDMTLVSEAAQHITVLNFGRRIADGESMAVLRHPDVVSAYLGSE; this is encoded by the coding sequence ATGAGCGCCAGCGACAACATGATCCCGGCGCCCGCCGTGCGCACGAAACCGCTGATCATCCGTCATCTGCCGTATTTCATCGCCGCCGCGGTGCTGGTAGCGCTCGCCGCCGGCATGCAATTCGACGGCTACATCCTCAACATCCTGCTCCAGGCCACGACGTTTTCGATCGCGGTGTTCGGGCTTTCGGTCGTGCTCGGCCTGTGCGGTCAGATCAACCTGGCGCAGGCGGCGTTCTTCGGCTTCGGCGCCTATGCCGTCGGCCTCGGGACTGCCGACCTGCATCTGAACTTCTGGCTCTGCCTGGTTGGCGCCTGCGCGATCACGCTGGTGGCCGGCGCATTCCTCGGCATGTCGACCTTGCGGCTCGGCGGGCATTACCTTGCGATGGTGACGATCTCGTTCCAGCAGATCGTGACACTGGTCATGATCAACGCGGTCGGCGTGACCCACGGACCGGACGGCGTCGCCAACATTCGCCGGCCCGAGCTGTTCCAATCGTCGCAGAGCTATCTCGCCTTCTGTGTCGCGATGCTCGCGATCGTCGGCTACCTGGTCTGGCATCTGCCCGACACCAAGCTCGGCCGTGCGATGCGCGCGGTGCGCGACAACGAGCTTGCGGCCGGCGTCAACGGCATCGACGTGTTCCGCACCAAGGTCTCCGCCTTTGCGGTGTGCGCGGTGCTCGGTGGCCTCGCGGGCGGCCTGTTCGCCGGCGGCTTCGCTTATGTCAGTCCTGACCAGTTCTCGTTCGCGGAATCGATCCAGTTCCTGACCATGTCGCTGCTCGGTGGCGTGGCCTCGCCGATCGGCTCGGTGATCGGCACCGGCCTGCTGATCCTGATCCCGGAATGGCTGCGCTTCCTGAAGAGCGTGCCCGGCCTCTATCTTGCGATCTACGGCCTGTCGGTGATCCTGATCATCCGCTTCATGCCGGATGGCATCTGGGGCTTCGTATCTGACGCCTTCACGCGCTGGCGTGCACACACCGGGGCGCCGCCCGTTGCCGGAGCGCTCCTGCTCAAGCCCGCGACCACTGGCGGCGACATCGTGCTCGAGGTCACCGGGCTCTCGAAGCATTTCGGCGGCCTCAAGGCGGTCGACGGCGTCGACATCGCGGTGAAGCGCGGCAGCGTGCACGCGCTGATCGGACCCAACGGCTCCGGCAAGACCACGACGCTCAACGTGCTGTCCGGCCTCTACAAGGCGACATCGGGCAGGATCGTGCTTGACGGCACCGACATCACCAACATGGCGCCGCATCAGCGCACCGCCGCGGGTCTTGGACGTACCTTCCAGAACATCCGTTTGTTCCGCTCGATGACGGCGCTGGAAAACGTCGAGATCGGCGCCGAGCGTCCCGGCAACACCATGATCGGGAAGGGCGACGACGCGCTGACCGAACGCGCGATGGAGGCGCTGACCTTCGTCGGCCTCGGCAACCGCGCCAACCAATTGATCTCGAGCTTCTCCTACGGCCATCAGCGCCTGATCGAGATCGCGCGGGCGCTGGCCTCGAACCCGACCTTGCTGCTGCTCGATGAGCCGGCCGCCGGCCTCAACTCGACCGAGAAGCTCGAACTGCATGAGCTGCTGAAGCGCATCGCCGCACAGGGCCTCACCATCCTGATCATCGATCACGATATGACGCTGGTCTCCGAAGCCGCCCAACACATCACCGTGCTGAACTTCGGGCGCCGCATCGCGGACGGCGAATCGATGGCGGTGCTGCGCCATCCCGACGTCGTCTCCGCCTATCTCGGGAGCGAATGA